From a region of the Rhodospirillales bacterium genome:
- a CDS encoding AMIN domain-containing protein: MGVRYNLWHSMDRFRTLSAVALMAVAGAWFALSVPLVREMGDPGGGALAAEPAKPLVDDIRAADHGGRTRVVLSLDRSVDFTVFPLADPYRVVIDLPEVGWRLPSQPLPAGIGLMERLRYGLFQPGTTRVVLDMKGPVAIANAFWLEADAQGRHRLVVDIGAASRDAMIAGLRDGVVKVAAGGGAKAAPVPEATRRLSALTPPPALTPPVANGDSAARPKSPPPTSAAQPPVVEPVAAPADSGEEDASDRIAALAVPATEPEAAPFGAPPRKPPARRLGGKRVIVIDPGHGGLDPGTVGANGTHEKHVTLAMAKELKRQLEQTGRYKVVLTRDRDIFLRLRDRVAIAREAGADLFMSIHADSIADGAARGPSVYTLSEKASDREAAELAEKENKADVIAGIDLSHETPEVGSILIDLAQRETMNRSAHFAAGMIGEIRKETAVLRNTHRFAGFAVLKAPDVPSVLVELGFLSNPSDEKALLNRAYRAKLAQAIVRATDRFFTRVEEAKR; the protein is encoded by the coding sequence GGCATAGCATGGACCGATTCCGGACCCTATCGGCTGTCGCCCTAATGGCCGTCGCGGGCGCGTGGTTCGCGCTGTCGGTACCGCTCGTTCGGGAAATGGGAGACCCGGGCGGGGGCGCCCTCGCCGCAGAACCGGCTAAGCCGCTGGTCGACGACATCCGCGCCGCCGATCACGGCGGCCGCACCCGCGTCGTCCTGTCGCTCGACCGTTCGGTCGACTTCACCGTTTTTCCGCTTGCCGATCCGTACCGGGTGGTGATCGATCTGCCCGAGGTCGGCTGGCGGCTTCCATCGCAGCCGCTGCCGGCCGGGATCGGCCTGATGGAGCGCCTGCGCTACGGGCTCTTTCAGCCGGGCACCACGCGGGTGGTGCTCGACATGAAGGGCCCGGTGGCGATCGCCAATGCCTTTTGGCTGGAGGCGGACGCGCAGGGACGGCATCGTTTGGTGGTGGATATCGGCGCCGCGTCGCGCGACGCGATGATCGCGGGCCTGCGCGACGGCGTGGTGAAGGTCGCCGCCGGCGGCGGCGCCAAAGCCGCGCCCGTTCCGGAGGCCACCCGTCGGCTATCGGCGCTGACCCCGCCGCCGGCGCTCACGCCGCCGGTTGCCAATGGGGACTCCGCCGCGCGGCCGAAATCGCCGCCGCCGACCTCCGCCGCTCAACCGCCCGTCGTCGAACCGGTGGCGGCGCCCGCCGACAGCGGCGAAGAGGACGCATCCGACAGGATCGCGGCTCTCGCCGTTCCCGCGACGGAACCGGAAGCGGCTCCCTTCGGCGCGCCGCCGCGCAAACCGCCGGCCCGGCGGCTCGGCGGCAAGCGCGTCATCGTCATCGACCCCGGCCACGGCGGGCTCGACCCCGGCACCGTCGGCGCCAACGGCACCCATGAAAAGCACGTCACCTTGGCCATGGCCAAGGAACTCAAGCGCCAGCTTGAGCAGACCGGGCGTTACAAGGTTGTCTTGACGCGCGACCGCGACATCTTTCTCCGCCTGCGTGACCGGGTCGCGATCGCGCGCGAGGCGGGCGCCGATCTGTTCATGTCGATCCACGCCGACAGCATCGCCGACGGCGCGGCGCGCGGGCCTTCGGTCTACACGCTGTCGGAAAAGGCGTCCGACCGCGAGGCGGCCGAACTGGCGGAAAAGGAAAACAAGGCCGACGTCATCGCCGGCATTGACCTGAGCCATGAAACCCCCGAAGTGGGCTCGATCCTGATCGACCTCGCCCAGCGCGAAACCATGAACCGTTCCGCCCACTTCGCCGCCGGGATGATCGGCGAGATCCGCAAGGAGACGGCGGTGCTGCGCAATACCCACCGCTTCGCCGGATTCGCCGTGCTCAAGGCGCCCGACGTGCCCTCGGTCCTGGTCGAGCTCGGCTTTCTCTCCAACCCTTCGGATGAAAAGGCGCTCTTGAACCGCGCCTACCGGGCCAAGCTGGCCCAGGCGATCGTGCGCGCGACCGACCGCTTCTTCACCCGGGTCGAGGAAGCGAAGCGCTGA